Proteins co-encoded in one Stomoxys calcitrans chromosome 5, idStoCalc2.1, whole genome shotgun sequence genomic window:
- the LOC106094388 gene encoding neprilysin-4, translating into MNWLALWSAVAFLLGPLITLIHSDRVALLECEAKSSCLAHVDEAVLEVIREHMYNTSDACENFWDYACGSWTEGPYYDHVDTLGAMTNHYADKLKVIVEILKTAAEDPEDNTLMVNKIWRYYESCSASGNYYLEVAEYLKELPMHQVWGEQFQWHSMFNKTSFAEHNIDWLTLMATLRPYGLNGIFFKESMGFASNDSWKNVVEIKIPTARKRFRSKYKILEILEEYHFEAYASSEELWLLAEDLYAFDKEMVELYRGYEETGKNVKSLTLEELLNADTLLPWQKYFDLLIGKHLDPRLVSLEIAGKLDYFKNLHEHLQQKDGQIVFWYIIINFCQHLLDIKPLITDRNCLLHTNVMFPLGLNYIYDRFLYKNRQKDEKVLQDMLSGLKGQFAVYVEENKFQLSNEEIEYLKAKVSAIQLQIGNLPSHIPHLNEYYSPIDLSPTNFYANHMKMLKFRFLQQHLSVWNPKRLYLLAENYYVNDDISTPRNAPYFIHPRNLLMIPMVFLQLPFYHHSQNPIFHHSLVGWIMAHELSHGFDSHGLAFDANGNYSPLGYQISLKSSFVHTLECLTKSSATLSINERMADVNGLQLVWDLYTQNFPQNSTDLSLDLSSEEIFFLNLAQFFCGSLPPTTAHDRDDVRVKETLRNLKEFLHIFGCEKATRNYSKNSCDIWRN; encoded by the coding sequence ATGAATTGGCTGGCGCTGTGGTCAGCAGTAGCATTTCTCCTCGGGCCGTTAATCACTTTAATTCATAGTGATCGCGTAGCGTTATTAGAATGTGAAGCTAAGAGCTCGTGTTTGGCCCATGTGGATGAGGctgttttggaagtgatacgagAGCATATGTACAATACTTCGGATGCTTGTGAGAATTTTTGGGATTACGCCTGCGGTTCGTGGACAGAGGGTCCCTATTATGATCATGTGGATACATTGGGAGCCATGACCAATCATTATGCAGACAAGTTGAAAGTTATAGTGGAGATATTGAAGACAGCTGCCGAGGATCCCGAGGACAACACACTAATGGTCAACAAAATATGGCGTTATTATGAAAGCTGTAGTGCAAGTGGCAACTATTATTTGGAAGTAGCAGAATATTTGAAGGAATTGCCAATGCATCAAGTGTGGGGAGAACAATTCCAATGGCATTCTATGTTCAATAAGACCTCATTTGCTGAGCACAACATCGATTGGCTGACATTAATGGCCACCTTGAGGCCTTATGGTCTAAATGGAATTTTCTTTAAGGAATCCATGGGCTTTGCCTCCAATGATTCTTGGAAAAATGTGGTGGAAATTAAGATACCCACTGCCCGAAAACGTTTTCGCAGCAAATATaaaatcttggaaattttgGAAGAGTATCATTTTGAAGCTTATGCGTCTTCCGAGGAGCTATGGCTGTTGGCGGAAGACCTTTACGCTTTTGACAAAGAAATGGTGGAATTGTATAGAGGCTATGAGGAAACGGGGAAAAATGTAAAATCCCTAACCTTGGAAGAACTTTTAAATGCAGACACTCTATTGCCATGGCAAAAGTATTTTGATCTTCTCATAGGCAAACACTTAGATCCTCGTTTGGTCTCCTTGGAAATTGCCGGAAAATTGGATTATTTTAAAAATCTCCATGAACATTTGCAGCAGAAAGATGGCCAAATTGTGTTTTGGTATATTATCATAAATTTCTGCCAACATCTATTGGATATAAAACCCCTGATAACAGATCGCAATTGTTTGCTGCACACAAATGTAATGTTTCCCTTGGGCCTCAATTATATTTATGATCGTTTTCTGTATAAAAATCGGCAAAAAGATGAAAAGGTGTTGCAAGATATGCTCTCTGGTTTAAAAGGTCAATTTGCTGTGTATGTGGAGGAAAATAAATTCCAACTCAGCAATGAAGAAATTGAATATCTAAAGGCCAAGGTATCTGCAATTCAACTACAGATAGGTAATTTACCCTCCCACATACCTCATCTCAATGAATACTATTCCCCCATAGACCTATCGCCTACGAATTTCTATGCCAATCATATGAAAATGTTGAAATTCCGTTTTCTCCAACAACATTTGTCGGTGTGGAATCCCAAGCGCCTGTACCTTCTAGCCGAGAACTACTATGTCAATGATGATATCTCCACTCCACGCAATGCTCCTTATTTCATACATCCCCGCAATCTTTTGATGATTCCCATGGTCTTTCTGCAGCTGCCTTTCTACCACCACAGCCAGAATCCCATTTTTCACCACTCTTTGGTGGGCTGGATCATGGCCCATGAATTATCGCATGGTTTCGATTCGCATGGCCTAGCTTTCGATGCCAATGGCAATTACAGTCCCTTGGGTTATCAAATATCCCTTAAATCATCATTTGTGCATACCTTGGAATGCTTAACCAAATCCAGTGCCACTTTATCCATCAACGAAAGAATGGCCGATGTCAATGGCTTGCAGTTGGTATGGGATTTGTATACACAAAATTTTCCCCAGAATTCTACCGACTTGTCCTTGGATCTTAGTTcggaagaaatatttttccttaatttggctcaatTTTTCTGTGGTTCCTTGCCACCCACCACAGCTCATGATCGCGATGATGTTCGTGTGAAGGAAACCTTAAGAAATTTAAAGGAGTTCTTACACATCTTTGGCTGTGAAAAAGCTACTAGAAATTATTCTAAAAATAGCTGTGATATATGGAGAAATTAA